The Syngnathus acus chromosome 11, fSynAcu1.2, whole genome shotgun sequence genome includes the window GTGAGCACCTCCTGCATCTTCTCCTGGATGTCGCGCACCCTGTCGGCCCACTTTTTGCGCACCTCGTCCTCATCGTCCTCTGTGACTGCAGTATAAGCCATGAGGGCGATGAGGCCCATTTGGAAGAGGTGGGCCACGTGCGAGCAGTGGCGCTCCATGATTTCAGCGTCGGCGTTGCAGTTCTCCAGGTAGACCTTCAGCAGGGGCCTGCCGAAGAGCGGGCCTGTGCCCATCACGCCACGGTAGTACACATCCAGACCGGTGTCCATTTTGTCCCGTTCGTAGATCCGCTCAAAGTGCTGCATGTGGCGCGGCGTGTTGTCCGGGTCTCTCTTCATCTGCACCACCATGGTGTTGAAGGCCGCGTACTGATGCTTGATGTACTCCTCGTACTTGCCAAAGGTCTCGTTCACCTCATCGATCCGGATCTGCATCAGGCACTGCCGGTTCTTCTTGGAGATGCTCTCCAGCTTGCTGTGGATGGCCTGGAAGTCCTCTTCCAGCTCGTGGCCCTCTTTATCCATGAGACCCTTGCGGGCCACACCCACCAGGGCGGAGACAACGCCAAAGATAGGGTTGATGGACGAGGCGAAAGAGGACACCTTCTCCACGTAAGTCAGAACCACGACAGCTGTTTTCTTTACCTGGGAGCcgtctgccattttgttctTCTAAAACAATGTCCACGCAAAGAGATTGTGCTAGAAGGATAAAGGAAGAGAAACAGTATTTGTTAGAAAACTGAAACTTGTGAGAATGTTAGGGTTTGagcaaatcatttgaaatgtcactGACCACCACCAggacacaatgcaaaacactaATAGATCAAAAATaagttcattcatttttgctaTGTTTGATTTCAACATCGTTTgtctttaattatattgcacATCATTGAAATtagatgaaggcggaagagcccgccgaaacatgtcaggtaaatacacctaaaataattggtttgatataaaagaaccagtgaagtaattaaaaaggaaaaccaagatgaacttagtacaatcattgaaatgtttttgtcatctgaCTGCCTTTTCAGCCCTATCAATGACAAGTAACATAATGAGGGTGTGACATATCAATATTTAACTGATCACAGGCACATTTGGCCTGAATAAAACACTAGTGTTGTACTTTGGAAGCCCCGTTTCACACCCATTTCCCAATCAGCCAAACAATCATTCCTAGCGCCATTCCCTGCCTGTCAATTAACACTCAAACACATCGGCAGTAATAGCCTAAATCTCAAGAGGTTGCTCGTGTTTAATGTTTACTCACCAGGGATAAAACTGCTGCTATCTTTCTGCCTACAGGAGCCGCCTGTCTGCCCTGGCTACCATTTCCCCTTTCCGGCCTATGAAAAACAGACAGCCCTCTCCTGCCAAATAAGGCAAACGGCACCAGGAAGTGACTCGCCAGTGCCTTTTGCTGATTGGCTGAAGTAAGTGACACACACCCTAAATACCGACGCCCCCGATACACGGCTTCTCCCGAATCTGTAACGTACTTACCAAAGCAGAATGGGTGACCACACAGGCAGGTTTTTTCATGACTCATAAAAAACGAACATCCTTACACATACAGTTTCAAATCATTACATGAGCAAGGGGAAGTATGGAGCGTCATTTCAACTTTGATATACTGAGTTTTGTACCCTAATGCTGTCCTGCTATGTGTTTGCATAACAACTTCTAGCAATTATgcatttttgcaattttcattttgcaattttcattctgtttgtagttttcattttaaaggaatgtccttttttttttatgtgcaaaCCGTGAGTATGCGGTCGCCACCAACAGCTAAGCAAATAGAACATGAACAAGGACAAGGAAAGTGATGCAATGTTGGAATTCTTTTTTAAGTGAGAAAGCAGTAATCACACAGAacccacacacagacacacgaaTCCTCACTGAATgggtttgtgaaaaaaaataacaataactgTAGTAACACATTGACATTGAATGAAACATTAATGAGAACAAATACACAGGATGACTGAAAGCAGCGGGTGATGAATAGGTCACACGCACCACACaaaccgcacacacacacacacacacacacacacacacacacacacacacacacacacacacacacacacacacacacacacacacacacacaggccccTCTCCTCCCTATAGCGCCCAGCTGGTCAACTATGCTATTTCCCACAATAACACCTCGTGGCTGTGTCCACTCAGTAAAGCGAGGCTGAGCACCTCTTCTGCTTGTAAGTCtgatttcatatttatttcatgtttttcatgtgtatctgtttttttaattcgaTGCTTACATTGCAGGATAAACTTATCATTAGCACTGGGAAACAATTTGGAACATGGAGTACAAATTCATCAAGCTCCTGCTCCTTTTGGGGTGAGTGTTGTTAAAGACAGTATTCTACTTTAGCTTGatagcttcaggagggacaaGTCTAACATTTGCTCAAGAATTGGATCGGTCAAGAAGCAATGCCTGAAAATACACATGCAGTCAGTCATATTGGTGTCTCTCTTCTGGTAGCATCTCCAGTTTGAGCAGGGGCGCAATCCAGCGACCAGATTACGACGACACAGCCACCCCAGAGTTCCTTAACCCGTCCTGGATGGCAAGCATCCCTGACGAGCGGCCCCTGTCCGAGCTCACCATGCCCGGCACCCATAACACCATGGCGCTTTACGGCGGCGTCTATGCCGAGTGCCAAACGTGGAGCCTGGATTTGCAGTTGCGCGCCGGCGTCCGCTTCCTGGACGTGCGCGTGCGCCACGTGGATGGCAACCTCACCATTCACCACGGGGTGGTGTACCAGCATGCCCACTTCGGCCAGGTGCTGGAGGGCGTGCAAGAATTCCTGGCCAGTTTCCCGAGCGAGACGGTGCTGATGCGCATCAAGGAAGAGCTGAGCGACACCGATAACATCTACGGGGCCGTGGTGGAGCACATATGGCGCTACGTCCGATGGGACATGCTGTGGCACAGCCGCCTGGTGCCCACCATGGGTCAGGCGCGAGGTAAGCTCATCATCCTGCAGGACTTCTTTGGGCCAGACTTGGGGATGCGCTACGCCTCTATGGACATTGCTGATGACTGGAAGGTAAGATTAGATGCTAAATTCCAAATAACTTGCTATGCATGTGGAGTAAAGCAGGGATTGTATTCTTGAAGGTCCCCACACTTCTGCACGTGAAGGAGAAGTGGCAGAGTGTCTACGAGCACCTTGAGATGGCGCCCACGGGGAATAAGGACCAGATCTTCCTCACCTACAGCAGCGGCACGGGCGTCTTTGCCGCCCCGAGAGCGGTGGCACAACGTGTCAATCTTCAGCTGTACGACTACTTGAGGGCCAAGGCTAATCTGACCCAACGCTTTGGTATCATATGCATGGACTTCCCCGCTGCTCCCATGATTCAAACAATTATTGACTTCCAGCTTGAGGCGGACGTGGGCCAGCTACCTTTGAAGCGGCTTGCTGTGCAAtttaatgacaaataaatccTCAGCGCAACTGATTCCTATTCCTAACAACGGTTGGTGCTTCAACAAGTTAAATAGTACAGTGATCATTGTAGATTTAACTCAAACAGCTCACTTTTTAGGTCGACTCATCATTGTctttcatatttaaaataacaaaacatgcaTATTCCAAATTCTATTTGCCAATAAAGCCAAActcaaatgcattttgttcATGTGCCTTTCATTTGATGAACCTGTCATCATTTTTGGTAGGTTATGGAAAAGGTTAGCTTTAACTTTTAATGGTAAGTTATCGTCCATTCACAACAATTCATGAAAatgtcccccctcccctccataAATTTAACATTGCCCACCTTCTATTACATGTAGTTCAAACTTGGTAGCAGTGGAACAAAAGGGGCTCATCTTTGAAGAATTCCAGCATCCCTAAAATGTCTTCATCAAACCAAATGGCAGACTTCTTGTGGCATTTCAGGTGTGCGGCAAGACTTTACTTACTATCACAGACATGGCTAGCAAATTAAATGTATGATGCACAAGTTGAAGAAAAGAACAATGGCAAACCTTTCATacagatgaaaacaaacctTCCATAACTTTAATGCAACCAAAACAACCGTTTAAAGTACAAAAatgaacatgaaaataaacaagaaactACAGTAGCTGTATACCTGGAACCAAATGCAATGGCATAAAGTGCCCACAAGGTGTCACCCTCAAACTTCTTTTCTCGAAGGTTGTTACGACCAGCGCTGCAATATGCAATATTAGTCAAATCAGTCAAATCATTCTCAATACtaccctttttttgttgttgttcttgttgGTTGTTCCAtgtaattcatgtgactgtacagtggaaataaaaagtccACGCAAATACTAAATCtaaatacaaatcaaatatGAATTATTTCATGTATCTTACTTGAACGCCACAAATATTCActcctttatttattattcactgaCAATACGAGTTTTGGCCAGACctacttccatttttttttttaaatgtattttacctTTGCCCAAGTTCTTCTCCTTATCCTTTTGCGTCTGTATTTTTCCTCGCTAACGCTTgttgtataaaaaaacaaaacacacacaaacggctGTCAAAACACGAGTCATGGTGGCTGGCAAAATGCATCATAGTGACGATTTTCTCAAGAAATTCCCCCGAGGTTATCAATTCCATCCACTTCATAAAGTAGGCGTGGCTCGCGCGTGCGTAAGTGCGCACgcctgtctgcctgtctgcctgcctgcctgcctggctccCGGCCATGTTGGAATGTTGGATGTAGACGGGGGCGAGGAGGGGAAGCAGGAACAGCCGAGCGGAGATCGAGCGAAGGGGGGGAGAGCGAGACATGGAGGGGGCGAGATTGCAGCGAGACTGGAGAGAGATCGGAGCGATAAAAACGCCGTAGATAACTACTTCGGGCTTTCGCGGTGCACGTAGCGGATTTTCCTGCAACTTCTGCCGGGTTTTCAAGTCTACAAAAGTCCTTAAAAGAATGTAAGTAAACATTTCGACTTCACTAGTACTTGAGGAGCGAAAAGGAAATGATGGGGCGCGTCGGTTCACTATTTCAACGCTCGAACTGTCAGTGTTTTTGCCACTTTGTCACTGCATTAAAGTGTTGCATATGAGTTGGGATTTGGTTTTAATGCAACGGAGTTGTGGGAAAAGCCTGTTGCAAGAACCGTTGGCCTCACAAAGTCACATGGAGTTACATTACCTCCACTTTGACTGGATTAAGCCACTTTTGTGCTCCCAGATCCAGGTGCCCTTTTGGTCGGGTCCAGACTTTTAAAAGGTTACATTTGTAGAACACCGCAGACCACCTTGGGCCATCTTATGCAACGTTAGACCACGTttatcccccccccaaccTAGTGAACTACTTTCTATCAGATAGTAGAACCTTAATTAGCTATGTGTGtgcaacatttaaaatattctcaaacatcttGAATGGACGATTCCCTatggtaaatatttgttttgttgaatctGAGTTTCGAACATTCAGAACTTTATAAAAGGGTTCCTGTTGTCAAGAACTGACAGCATataatcatgtttttattcttattaatAATGAGTTCCCAAATTAAATGAGCAGACTGGCACTCAAAAGATGcatagaaaaacaaatcattaggCCATATAATTCAGCATAtttcacaataataatgaactATATTTAGAATTCTATATGTACCTGTGGTTAAAAAGCAAAGTGTGGAGAGTCTCGAGTATCCACACACTCCCCTTTGTTTACTTACAGTTGACTCACTTGACTGTAATCTTAAATCAGTCTCAAAGTCCTTAAATTGGTGACTTTGAAACTACCGTACCATCAGGAAATCCGCTCCCATCATCACTGAAACTGTTAAAACCTGGCCTGATGACGCCTCTCAGCAGTTGCAGGACTGCTTCGACAGGACTAACTGGGGCATCTTCGAACACCGGGACTTGAACGTGTTCACAGACGGTGTTCTGTGTTATATCAAGCActgcacagacactgtcacagtggacaaacctatacggatataccccaaccagaagccctggatgacccgggaggtccttcggctgctggaggagagggacaccgccctgtccctcaggtctgaggacggggctctctacagcacagccagagccaacctgaggagaggcatcagagaggcccagcttgcctacaagaagaggattgaggatcacctggacagcaacaacagcaagcaggtgtggcagggagtccagcatctcaccaactacagaaccaccatcggagctgctgaaggggacGCCTCACTGGCAGAGGTCCTCAATACCTTCTTTGCCCGGTTCGAGTCCGAGCCACTTGAAGCggccacatcacatcccacagaccgcagcagcttcaccctcacagggaaggagcacgaggtgaggcgcacgctgcggaccatcaactcgaggaaggctgcgggtcctgacggcgtcactgggcgtgtcctgaaggactgcgcagatcagctggctggagtcttcacaaagattttcaaccagtcccttaccgggtccaccgtcccatcctgtttaaaatcctccactatagtccccctgcccaagaaacgccacatcaccagcctcaatgactaccggcctgtcgcactcaccccggtggtcatgaagtgctttgaaaagctggtacggggtcacatcacagcactcctgttcagaggttttgacccccaccagtttgcctacagggcaaatagatccacagaggacgcagtagctacagccctccacgctgcactgtcccacctggagcagccggggagctatgtgcggatgctcttcgtggactttagctctgcttttaacgccatcctcccccacagactggtggacatactggagggcctgggacttccacataatacttgcaggtggattaagagcttcctgacgggtcgcagccagagggtgaaagtgggccgtcatacatccacacctctcagtcttggtaccggctccccacagggctgcgtactgagcccactgctttacacgctctacacacatgcatgcacccccgcccaccgcagcgacaccatcgtgaaatttgcggatgacacaaccgtggtggggctcatctcaaagggggatgagtctgcctactgggacgaagtggtccagctatcggagtggtgcggagagaacaatctgctcctaaacacggctaaaacccaagaactggtcattgattttaggaggaaaaataaaacggacattgttagagtggtgctcactctaacttattttgcaagaaccacatgggagacaattaagtctttttagacacctgcaggtggagagtcaattcgtcgctgtgcatacagcgatgatcgaatgacgtctgactcttgcctcctgcatgagcatttttattaaggaaaacagggtgggggcgacagtggactggatagggaagagaaagcccttgacctctagtcaaagcatagcaggggatgttttacgacattgtataggatgggacaagctaggttatttattactggttacacaccaacataagcataaaactaatctacctaggttatttattactggttacatacattccaacataatcatacgatcaagatagtttggaaaaccctgacagacattccaccacttatcatcgacggggtctgtgtgaagagggtgtcctccttccgctacctgggagtccacatcgaggaggacttcacctggggcgtgaacacctctgagctgcttaaaaaggcccagcagagactctactttttaagggtgctgaggaggcacagcattacacagagactgctggtgtccttctatcgctgctccatagaaagcactttaacgtactctatatgtgtttggtactccagctgcactgctgctcagaggaaaaagctccaaggggtcatcagcacagcacagaagatcattggctgccctctccccacactggaagacctacacagaacccgctgtctcaaaaaaacacagaacattctgaaggacacttcccaccctggccactcccttttcgaactgttgccatcaggcagacgctacagattaattaggtcgaggactagcagattcgccaacagtttttaccctacagcggtagtcacattgaatgcagctaaacgtaaatgattatgtctgtgtatgttcttctgtgggttttgaccttgttttttttatctttttattctatttgttttttatcgcatgcgcggatcggttggcactttttcaatttcgttgtacatgtgacaatgacaaataaagatctattctagtCTATTCTATAGTAACACTTGACTACTCTCGAAGATCCTACAGTCAACCCCCGTGGAAAAATCTTGTTCCCACTTTCTTGCATTCTCTTTTTGCCACAGCAATTCATTGCGAGACGCGCAAAAGGGTGACaatgcgacaggtctatagtcattcaaacctgtgatggcgggcttcttggccactggaacgatggtggagctcttgaagcacgagggcacctcacacagctccagagaacggttgaagatccgtgcaaaggtgggcgccagctgctcagcgcagattttcaagcaggaaggtgacacgccgtctgggcccggtgccttcctggtcttttgtctccggaacatctggcgcacttcctcctcgcggatctggagtgcgggcgcggcctctgcaagagagagagtgggtgacaacgttgatagaggtgtggacagagcagttgtggggagaggtgagtatgtagattgcgctgcaggaagtcccgttgtgtgggaggaccgatcaaacctgcagtagaacctgtttagcaagccttgggctctccccaggacggggggttcgtttcttgaagcccgtgatgctctgcagacctttccacactgttgagggagggatcaggattggcagagaggtgtctcttcaggctctccccgtaacacctcctggctttcctgacctctcggttcagtgtgtttctggtctgcttgaacaggtcgcaGGTTGAACAGATATTGAATGCCACCTCACCAGGCCCCACCTCTTCAACACTCATCTAAAACCCATTATAATACACACAGTCAACTGACACATCAATTTGTTTATTCGGAGTGATTATGTCAAacattgaagacaaaaaacatgcCATGTTGAATACAGTGAGACAAAAAATCTAAACAAAGCTGACAGAGCATGTTCTTTTGGTATAATAAGATGATTGGTCTGTTTTTCTATTGATCCACAGCTGCGTGA containing:
- the rpz2 gene encoding rapunzel 2 isoform X1; amino-acid sequence: MADGSQVKKTAVVVLTYVEKVSSFASSINPIFGVVSALVGVARKGLMDKEGHELEEDFQAIHSKLESISKKNRQCLMQIRIDEVNETFGKYEEYIKHQYAAFNTMVVQMKRDPDNTPRHMQHFERIYERDKMDTGLDVYYRGVMGTGPLFGRPLLKVYLENCNADAEIMERHCSHVAHLFQMGLIALMAYTAVTEDDEDEVRKKWADRVRDIQEKMQEVLTLCNIRDLDPPSDDKSLAS
- the si:dkey-266f7.9 gene encoding 1-phosphatidylinositol phosphodiesterase, giving the protein MEYKFIKLLLLLGISSLSRGAIQRPDYDDTATPEFLNPSWMASIPDERPLSELTMPGTHNTMALYGGVYAECQTWSLDLQLRAGVRFLDVRVRHVDGNLTIHHGVVYQHAHFGQVLEGVQEFLASFPSETVLMRIKEELSDTDNIYGAVVEHIWRYVRWDMLWHSRLVPTMGQARGKLIILQDFFGPDLGMRYASMDIADDWKVPTLLHVKEKWQSVYEHLEMAPTGNKDQIFLTYSSGTGVFAAPRAVAQRVNLQLYDYLRAKANLTQRFGIICMDFPAAPMIQTIIDFQLEADVGQLPLKRLAVQFNDK